The proteins below come from a single Staphylococcus sp. MI 10-1553 genomic window:
- a CDS encoding response regulator transcription factor → MKKVLIIEDEQNLARFIELEFKHENYEVEVKYDGVSGLNRALQHDFDLILLDLMLPEMDGLEVCKRLRTQKDTPIIMITAKGEIYDKVTGLDIGADDYIVKPFEIEELLARSRALIRRYSDENVSDTNVVEIDGIKIDKSAFHVTYQSEKLELTKTEFDLLLLLAENKNRVLHREQILDHVWGYESEVETNVVDVYIRYLRNKLKGIDKQKLIETVRGVGYVIRQ, encoded by the coding sequence ATGAAAAAAGTACTTATTATTGAAGACGAGCAAAATTTAGCACGTTTTATTGAACTTGAATTTAAACATGAAAATTATGAAGTAGAAGTAAAATATGACGGCGTATCTGGTTTAAACCGTGCATTACAACATGACTTTGATTTAATACTCTTAGATTTGATGTTACCAGAAATGGACGGCTTAGAAGTCTGTAAAAGATTAAGGACACAAAAAGATACACCTATTATTATGATTACTGCGAAAGGTGAAATATACGATAAAGTCACTGGATTGGATATCGGTGCAGATGATTACATCGTTAAACCATTTGAAATTGAAGAACTGTTAGCTAGAAGTCGCGCGCTCATCCGTCGTTACTCAGACGAAAACGTGTCCGATACAAATGTGGTTGAAATTGATGGCATAAAAATTGATAAGAGTGCTTTCCATGTCACTTATCAAAGCGAAAAACTAGAATTAACGAAAACGGAATTCGATTTATTATTACTACTCGCTGAAAATAAAAATCGCGTCCTTCATCGTGAACAAATTTTAGATCACGTCTGGGGATATGAATCTGAAGTCGAAACAAATGTGGTAGATGTGTATATTCGATATTTAAGAAATAAGTTAAAGGGCATTGATAAGCAAAAATTGATTGAAACTGTGCGTGGTGTCGGCTATGTGATTCGTCAATGA
- a CDS encoding phosphatase PAP2 family protein codes for MTHWKKISLLIVFTLIFSMIAMFHESRLGKWIDNEVYNLIYASESFISTSIFFGATQIGEVWAMIALSLVMVALLMLYRYKLEALFFALTMLLSGVSNPILKNIFDRERPTLLRLIDISGFSFPSGHAMGSTAFFGSVIYVAHRILKGKAKSVAKTLSVLMIVLISSSRVYLGVHYPTDIMAGIVGGLFCIVLTQLILRHPLEQTKT; via the coding sequence ATGACACATTGGAAAAAAATTTCTTTGTTAATCGTCTTCACATTAATATTTTCAATGATTGCGATGTTTCATGAATCGCGTCTCGGTAAATGGATTGATAATGAAGTATACAATTTGATTTATGCGTCAGAAAGCTTTATTTCAACGTCAATCTTTTTCGGTGCCACTCAAATTGGTGAAGTGTGGGCTATGATTGCATTATCACTCGTTATGGTTGCATTATTGATGCTCTACCGCTATAAATTGGAGGCACTCTTTTTCGCATTAACGATGCTGTTATCGGGCGTGTCGAACCCAATTTTGAAAAATATTTTTGACAGAGAGCGTCCAACTTTATTACGTTTAATTGATATTTCAGGGTTCAGCTTTCCAAGTGGTCATGCGATGGGATCAACTGCCTTTTTCGGTAGTGTGATTTACGTCGCACACCGCATCCTAAAAGGAAAAGCAAAAAGTGTGGCTAAGACATTAAGTGTATTGATGATCGTTCTCATCTCGAGTTCACGTGTCTATCTTGGGGTACATTACCCAACAGATATTATGGCTGGTATTGTCGGAGGACTTTTCTGTATCGTATTGACACAACTCATCCTACGACATCCATTAGAGCAAACTAAAACTTAA
- a CDS encoding undecaprenyldiphospho-muramoylpentapeptide beta-N-acetylglucosaminyltransferase yields MVKIAFTGGGTVGHVSVNLSLIPTALEKGHEAFYIGSKQGIEREMITSQLSETTYYPISSGKLRRYLSVENLKDIFKVVKGIGDARKVLKRERPDIVFSKGGFVSVPVILAAKSLNIPTIVHESDVTPGLANKIAIKFAKRLYTTFEDTLKYVPREKSDFVGATIREDLKHGNQQNGYALTGFTPNKKTLLVMGGSMGSLKINEAIRRHLDELLQTYQIIHLTGKGLVASNIDQEGYVQYEFVKEELTDLLAITDTVVSRAGANAIYEFLTLRLPMLLIPLGLDQSRGDQIDNAKYFEKQGYATMLDESELSSETLLPALAELEKNRHQYIQNMESFTESYTRHDLLDKIIQDALQ; encoded by the coding sequence ATGGTAAAAATTGCATTTACAGGTGGCGGTACAGTTGGGCATGTATCCGTGAATTTAAGTTTGATACCTACTGCGCTCGAAAAGGGGCACGAAGCATTTTATATTGGTTCAAAACAAGGGATCGAACGAGAAATGATTACATCTCAACTCTCTGAAACGACTTATTACCCGATTTCAAGTGGTAAATTACGTCGCTACTTATCTGTTGAAAATTTGAAAGATATCTTTAAAGTCGTAAAAGGTATTGGAGATGCACGTAAAGTATTAAAACGCGAACGACCTGATATCGTATTTTCAAAAGGCGGCTTCGTATCAGTTCCTGTCATACTCGCAGCGAAGTCACTGAACATCCCAACCATCGTTCATGAATCAGATGTCACACCAGGACTTGCCAACAAGATTGCAATTAAATTTGCGAAACGACTCTATACAACTTTTGAAGATACTCTAAAATATGTGCCACGCGAAAAATCAGATTTCGTCGGCGCAACGATTCGTGAAGATTTAAAACACGGTAATCAACAAAATGGTTATGCATTGACAGGCTTTACACCTAATAAAAAGACATTACTCGTGATGGGGGGCAGTATGGGAAGTTTGAAAATTAATGAAGCCATTCGTCGTCATTTAGATGAATTACTTCAAACTTATCAAATTATTCATCTAACAGGGAAAGGTCTAGTCGCTTCAAATATTGATCAAGAAGGCTATGTGCAATATGAGTTCGTTAAAGAAGAATTAACAGACTTATTAGCAATTACAGATACCGTCGTGTCAAGAGCGGGTGCAAATGCGATCTATGAATTTTTAACATTACGCCTTCCAATGTTACTCATCCCACTTGGTCTCGACCAATCACGTGGTGACCAAATCGACAATGCGAAATACTTTGAAAAGCAAGGATACGCGACGATGTTAGATGAGTCGGAATTATCGAGTGAAACGTTATTACCTGCATTAGCAGAACTTGAAAAAAATCGACATCAGTACATTCAAAATATGGAAAGTTTTACAGAAAGCTATACGCGTCATGATTTACTAGACAAAATCATTCAAGACGCACTTCAATAG
- a CDS encoding IS1182 family transposase has protein sequence MYKNYNMFQLTLPIETEMSFPENDIVFIINKLVESVPQEAFNPYYSQRGPSSYHPKMMLKIILYSYAHSVFSGRRIEHLLKDSCRMMWLAQGQTPTYRTINRFRVNPHMMEFLHILFVGLRAQLLEDKLITEDVIYIDGTKIEANANKYTFQWLANTKRFSQSVIEKSTALYEQLVSEEIIPEIKRESGHELTSEELNQIETHLGHKNDALTSEIETTQDVETRKTLRKERSKVRQSKKAIQDFKDRKIKYDKQMEIYGDRKSYSKTDHDATFMRMKDDHMRNGQLKPGYNLQIATHNQFVLAFGVYSYPGDTRTLEPFLKSIHNLYGDIPEYIVADAGYGSEYNYTMILDEFEKTPLITYSMYLKEKQRKYKNNPLITANWEYREIDDYYICPNKKELHFQSYRKKRDGYGIQRDFKLYACEACVGCPLRSQCMKQSTNPNTNKRLFKNLTWDYFKAFTNQQLSDPKTKHIYQKRKIDVESTFGNLKANLGFQRLSVRTKSKVECELGIALMAVNIRKLAKISVRFRSLIRKKPSNSKKMNFDVFFLKELKSMAQPLLLCVFE, from the coding sequence ATGTATAAAAATTATAACATGTTTCAACTTACACTTCCAATAGAAACTGAGATGTCTTTTCCTGAAAATGATATTGTATTCATTATTAACAAACTTGTAGAATCTGTTCCCCAAGAAGCTTTTAATCCATATTATAGCCAAAGAGGTCCTTCATCTTATCACCCAAAAATGATGTTAAAAATCATACTGTATAGTTATGCCCATTCTGTTTTTTCAGGACGAAGAATCGAGCATCTGTTAAAAGATAGTTGTCGAATGATGTGGCTTGCGCAAGGTCAAACGCCAACTTATAGAACCATCAATCGCTTTAGAGTGAATCCCCACATGATGGAATTTCTACATATTTTATTTGTCGGTTTAAGAGCCCAATTATTAGAAGATAAACTCATTACAGAGGATGTCATTTATATTGATGGCACAAAAATAGAAGCAAATGCGAATAAGTACACATTCCAGTGGCTGGCTAATACGAAGCGTTTTAGTCAGTCTGTCATTGAAAAATCAACGGCTTTATATGAGCAACTCGTTTCTGAAGAGATTATTCCTGAAATCAAACGTGAATCTGGGCATGAATTAACAAGTGAAGAACTGAATCAAATAGAGACGCATTTAGGTCATAAAAATGATGCGCTCACGTCTGAAATTGAAACGACTCAAGATGTAGAGACAAGAAAAACCCTTAGAAAAGAAAGAAGTAAGGTGAGACAAAGTAAGAAAGCCATCCAAGATTTTAAAGACCGTAAAATCAAATATGACAAGCAAATGGAAATTTATGGTGACAGAAAAAGTTATTCAAAGACCGACCACGATGCGACCTTCATGAGAATGAAAGATGATCATATGAGAAACGGCCAATTGAAACCGGGTTATAACCTACAAATCGCAACCCATAATCAATTCGTTTTAGCTTTTGGTGTTTACAGTTATCCAGGTGATACAAGAACGCTCGAACCATTTTTAAAATCCATCCACAATTTATATGGTGACATTCCAGAGTATATTGTGGCAGATGCGGGTTACGGAAGTGAATACAACTATACCATGATACTCGATGAATTTGAGAAAACACCTTTAATCACTTATAGTATGTATCTCAAAGAGAAGCAGCGCAAATATAAAAACAATCCATTGATTACTGCTAACTGGGAATACCGTGAGATAGATGATTACTATATATGTCCTAACAAAAAGGAATTACATTTCCAAAGTTACAGAAAGAAAAGAGACGGATACGGTATTCAAAGAGATTTTAAATTATATGCATGTGAAGCGTGTGTGGGCTGTCCATTACGAAGTCAATGTATGAAGCAAAGTACGAACCCCAACACAAATAAACGCTTATTTAAAAATTTAACTTGGGACTATTTTAAAGCCTTCACAAATCAACAGCTTTCAGATCCAAAGACGAAACACATTTATCAAAAGAGAAAGATAGATGTTGAATCAACTTTTGGAAATCTGAAGGCTAATTTGGGTTTCCAAAGATTATCGGTTCGCACAAAATCAAAGGTTGAGTGTGAACTTGGCATCGCACTCATGGCAGTGAATATACGAAAACTAGCTAAAATAAGTGTTCGTTTTCGTTCGTTAATAAGAAAAAAGCCGTCAAATTCTAAAAAAATGAATTTTGACGTCTTTTTCTTAAAGGAGCTGAAGTCTATGGCCCAGCCCCTTCTATTGTGCGTGTTTGAATAA
- a CDS encoding 2-oxoglutarate dehydrogenase E1 component — translation MKNDKQVTEAPVNFGTNLGLILELYDQFLEDPSSVTEDLQVLFSTIKDGEATTSSTTESSSGDSTIKRVMRLIDNIRQYGHLEADIYPVNAPERTNIPKLNPEDFNLDQATLENISAEIVSDHFKDIYDNAYEAIERMEKRYKGPIAFEYTHINNNKERVWLKRRIETPYKASLNKEEKINLFKLLAHVEGFEKYLHKNFVGAKRFSIQGVNTLVPMITQTIKRAAEEEIAHIQIGMAHRGRLNVLTHVLQKPYEMMLSEFMHTDPMKFLPEDGSLSITSGWTGDVKYHLGGVKTINDHGIEQKITLANNPSHLEVVAPVVTGRTRAAQDQTDYAGKVQTDFSNAMPIIVHGDAAYPGQGVNFETMNLGNLDGFSTGGTLHIITNNRIGFTTDPEDGRSTTYATDVAKGYDVPIMHVNADNVEATIEAIDIAMEFRKAFNKDVVIDLVGYRRFGHNEMDEPTLTNPLPYKQIQKHDTSEVIYGKQLVDEGIISQDEMDEVMENVQKEMRTAHDKIDKNDKNDNIDMSIPDSIAQPLKSNESELSYDRLKEINDAMFNYPEGFNIFKKLNRILEQRKQPFESEDGLVDWAHAEQLAFATVMQEGTPIRMTGQDSERGTFSHRHAVLHDQENGNTFTPLQHVPDQKATFDIHNSPLSEAAVVGFEYGYNVQNPSSFNIWEAQFGDFANMAQMYFDNFIFSGNAKWGESSGLTFLLPHSFEGQGPEHSSARLERFLQLAAENNMTICNLSSSANYFHLLRAQAASLGTDAMRPLVVMSPKGLLRNKTVAQPLSAFTSGGFESILPEAHEAKNVKKVILASGKMFIDLKEKLAESPNEAILLVAVERLYPFPEEEIQSVLETLPNLKTVAWVQEEPQNQGAWHYAYPILRDIVGDQYELTYHGRKHRAAPAEGDGEIHKLVQNKIIENSLNI, via the coding sequence ATGAAGAACGATAAACAGGTGACAGAGGCACCTGTAAACTTCGGCACAAATTTAGGACTCATTTTAGAGTTATACGATCAATTTTTAGAAGATCCAAGTTCAGTGACTGAAGATTTACAAGTTCTCTTTAGTACAATTAAAGATGGTGAAGCGACAACATCATCAACAACCGAATCAAGCTCAGGAGATAGTACGATCAAGCGTGTGATGCGTTTAATCGATAATATTAGACAATACGGTCATTTAGAAGCTGATATTTATCCAGTGAACGCACCAGAGCGTACAAATATTCCTAAATTAAATCCAGAAGACTTTAACTTAGATCAAGCAACATTAGAAAACATTTCAGCTGAGATCGTTTCTGATCATTTTAAAGATATTTACGATAATGCCTATGAAGCTATTGAACGTATGGAAAAACGTTATAAGGGGCCAATTGCTTTTGAATATACACATATTAACAATAATAAAGAACGTGTATGGCTAAAACGTCGTATTGAAACACCATATAAAGCAAGCCTTAATAAAGAAGAAAAAATCAATCTTTTCAAACTTCTGGCACACGTTGAAGGCTTTGAGAAATACCTTCACAAGAACTTTGTAGGTGCAAAAAGATTTTCAATCCAAGGCGTCAATACCCTCGTACCTATGATCACTCAAACAATTAAACGTGCTGCTGAAGAAGAAATTGCTCATATTCAAATTGGTATGGCACACCGTGGACGTTTAAATGTTTTAACGCACGTTCTGCAAAAGCCATATGAGATGATGCTTTCAGAATTTATGCATACGGATCCGATGAAATTTTTACCAGAAGATGGTAGCTTATCTATCACTTCAGGTTGGACAGGTGACGTTAAATATCACTTAGGTGGGGTTAAAACGATTAATGACCATGGTATTGAACAAAAAATCACTTTAGCCAATAACCCAAGTCATCTTGAAGTTGTTGCACCCGTAGTGACAGGTCGTACTAGAGCTGCACAAGACCAAACGGATTATGCAGGTAAAGTGCAAACTGATTTTTCAAATGCGATGCCGATTATTGTACATGGTGATGCTGCTTATCCTGGTCAAGGTGTGAACTTTGAAACAATGAACCTTGGTAATTTAGACGGGTTCTCAACTGGTGGTACATTGCACATTATTACGAATAACCGTATCGGATTCACAACAGATCCAGAAGACGGACGTTCAACAACGTATGCAACAGATGTGGCTAAAGGATATGATGTGCCGATTATGCATGTGAATGCTGATAATGTTGAAGCGACAATTGAAGCGATTGATATTGCAATGGAATTTAGAAAAGCATTCAATAAAGATGTCGTGATTGACTTAGTCGGTTACCGTCGTTTCGGTCATAATGAAATGGACGAGCCAACATTAACGAACCCACTACCATATAAACAGATTCAAAAGCACGATACGTCTGAAGTGATTTATGGTAAACAACTTGTAGATGAAGGCATCATTAGCCAAGACGAAATGGACGAAGTAATGGAAAACGTTCAAAAAGAAATGCGTACAGCGCATGACAAAATCGATAAAAACGACAAAAATGATAATATAGATATGAGCATTCCTGATAGCATCGCTCAACCTTTAAAAAGCAATGAGTCTGAACTTTCATATGACCGCTTAAAAGAGATTAACGATGCGATGTTTAACTATCCAGAAGGTTTCAACATTTTCAAAAAGTTAAATCGTATTCTTGAACAACGTAAGCAACCATTTGAAAGTGAAGATGGCTTAGTGGATTGGGCACATGCGGAACAACTTGCATTTGCGACAGTCATGCAAGAAGGAACTCCAATTCGTATGACAGGTCAAGATTCAGAACGTGGTACATTTAGCCATCGTCACGCAGTGTTACATGACCAAGAAAATGGCAACACATTTACACCGTTACAACATGTGCCAGATCAAAAAGCGACGTTTGACATTCATAACTCTCCATTATCAGAAGCTGCAGTTGTAGGCTTTGAATATGGCTATAATGTTCAAAATCCGTCATCATTTAACATTTGGGAAGCACAGTTTGGTGACTTCGCGAACATGGCGCAAATGTATTTTGACAACTTCATTTTCTCTGGTAATGCAAAATGGGGCGAATCTTCAGGTTTAACTTTCTTATTACCACATTCATTTGAAGGACAAGGACCTGAACATTCATCAGCACGTCTAGAGCGTTTCTTACAATTGGCAGCCGAAAACAATATGACCATTTGTAACTTATCCAGTTCAGCCAACTACTTCCACTTATTACGTGCCCAAGCAGCAAGCCTAGGAACTGACGCAATGAGACCATTAGTTGTAATGTCTCCAAAAGGTTTATTACGTAATAAAACAGTAGCACAACCGCTTAGTGCGTTTACATCTGGTGGATTTGAATCGATTCTCCCAGAAGCACACGAAGCAAAAAATGTTAAAAAAGTCATTCTCGCATCAGGCAAAATGTTTATCGACTTGAAAGAAAAATTAGCTGAATCACCAAACGAAGCGATTTTACTTGTAGCTGTTGAACGACTCTATCCTTTCCCAGAAGAAGAAATTCAATCAGTTCTCGAAACACTTCCAAACCTTAAAACAGTCGCATGGGTTCAAGAAGAGCCGCAAAACCAAGGAGCATGGCACTATGCTTATCCGATCTTGAGAGACATCGTTGGAGATCAATACGAATTGACTTATCACGGTAGAAAACATAGAGCTGCACCTGCCGAGGGTGATGGTGAAATTCATAAACTTGTTCAAAATAAAATTATTGAAAATAGTTTAAATATTTAG
- a CDS encoding HAMP domain-containing histidine kinase, producing the protein MKQSTLKTKWTFVTTLITFLIIFIFCLLIIYAISSLLKQNEFDKAERSADDLYNLLETKPVKNITALEFSSVLDNYQKVILYDKRGKKIFENISTTNVKFTPPFQAYDTRNIKILRTDKGSFIIVSTPINTPYFKGHATIVHSLEEYDDLLNFITYLALTFGLIALFVTASLSYFFSSQITQPINIITEKMTQIRRNGFQEKLEVPTNYEETDALIDTFNSMMMKLESSFNQQRQFVEDASHELRTPLQIIQGHLNLIQRWGKKDPDILEESLNISIEEMNRITKLIEELLLLTKDDTRTTENQTEKVDVNNEIRGRLHALQQIHPDYQLDFHTSQDFIYLDINSFHLEQILLIFLDNAIKYDTQNKHISIETKLISNQVVIKITDRGLGIPQADQEHIFDRFYRVDKSRSRQQGGNGLGLSIAHKMVTLYHGRISVESEVGYFTTFTISFDSYG; encoded by the coding sequence ATGAAACAATCAACACTCAAGACAAAGTGGACTTTTGTAACGACACTCATTACATTTCTTATTATTTTCATCTTTTGTTTACTCATCATTTATGCGATTAGCAGCTTGTTGAAACAAAATGAATTTGATAAAGCAGAAAGAAGCGCTGATGATCTATACAATTTGCTTGAAACGAAACCAGTGAAAAACATTACTGCATTAGAATTCAGCTCCGTACTTGATAACTATCAAAAAGTCATCTTATACGATAAACGGGGCAAAAAAATATTTGAAAATATCAGTACAACAAATGTGAAGTTCACACCACCGTTTCAAGCTTATGATACACGTAATATTAAAATTTTACGCACAGATAAGGGCTCATTCATCATCGTATCGACACCGATAAATACGCCTTATTTTAAAGGACACGCAACAATTGTCCATTCACTAGAGGAATACGATGATTTATTGAACTTTATAACGTATCTCGCCCTGACATTTGGACTTATTGCATTATTTGTGACCGCATCACTCAGTTATTTCTTTTCATCTCAAATTACCCAACCGATTAATATTATTACTGAAAAGATGACGCAAATTCGACGTAATGGGTTCCAAGAAAAACTTGAAGTCCCGACCAATTATGAAGAAACAGATGCACTCATAGATACTTTTAACAGTATGATGATGAAACTGGAAAGCTCATTTAACCAACAACGTCAATTTGTTGAAGATGCTTCACACGAGTTGCGCACACCGCTTCAAATTATCCAAGGGCACTTAAATTTAATTCAGCGCTGGGGCAAAAAAGATCCTGACATTTTAGAAGAGTCTCTGAATATCTCAATCGAGGAAATGAATCGGATCACGAAACTCATTGAAGAATTATTGCTACTCACTAAAGATGATACGAGAACAACTGAAAATCAAACTGAAAAAGTCGATGTGAATAATGAAATTAGAGGTCGACTTCATGCACTACAACAAATTCATCCAGATTATCAACTCGACTTTCATACGAGTCAAGACTTTATATACTTAGACATTAACTCTTTCCACTTAGAACAAATTTTACTTATTTTTCTAGATAACGCGATTAAATATGATACACAAAATAAGCATATTTCTATTGAAACGAAACTCATTAGCAATCAAGTCGTGATTAAAATTACGGACCGTGGTTTAGGTATCCCTCAAGCAGACCAAGAGCACATTTTTGACCGGTTTTATCGTGTAGACAAATCCCGTTCCCGTCAACAAGGAGGAAACGGTTTAGGACTCTCCATTGCCCATAAAATGGTGACGTTATATCATGGCCGAATTTCAGTCGAGAGTGAAGTAGGCTATTTTACAACGTTTACCATAAGTTTTGATTCGTACGGATAA
- a CDS encoding IS110 family RNA-guided transposase encodes MNCFGIDISKSESVVAHYKDEVFVKELVIQNNQNGYRYLKNYIKHLDSLFILFESTGVYSRGMKHFCEIHKINYLEMNPLEAKFKTNSLRSWKTDKSDAHKLALLAFRMKDSKVQRHPEEIYFELRERARFHLEMEINQNCLKVELVETLHQTFPGLEKLFTNRYSKIALNIAKAFPHPDYVSILTHDELVEKVLHSTDKGISIKKAHKYAKKLIEIKNNSFPNVRKSSFLLQKVQYLCDKLLIGIEEMKAFNQEMIDLAKNTTEFENIISIPGIGELTATLLIGELGDIREFKTNKQLNAFVGIDIKRYQSGTSKSRDTINKRGNKKARRLLYLITMNILRGRNHYQSHIVDYYYKLREQPHGKPHKTAVIASINRLLKTIHYLIVNDKLYDYQKAPH; translated from the coding sequence ATTAACTGTTTTGGTATTGATATCAGTAAGTCAGAAAGTGTGGTCGCACATTATAAGGATGAAGTTTTCGTTAAAGAATTGGTCATTCAAAATAATCAAAATGGCTATCGTTATCTTAAAAATTATATCAAGCATCTTGATTCCCTGTTTATCCTCTTTGAATCAACAGGTGTTTATTCAAGAGGTATGAAACACTTTTGTGAAATTCACAAAATAAATTACTTAGAAATGAACCCCCTAGAAGCCAAGTTTAAAACAAATTCGTTAAGATCATGGAAAACAGATAAGTCAGACGCACATAAACTCGCACTTCTTGCCTTTAGAATGAAAGATTCAAAGGTACAACGTCATCCTGAAGAGATCTACTTTGAACTGAGAGAACGTGCGCGCTTTCACTTAGAAATGGAGATCAACCAAAATTGTCTCAAAGTTGAGTTAGTCGAAACACTACATCAAACATTTCCAGGGTTAGAAAAGTTATTTACTAACAGATATTCAAAAATCGCATTAAATATAGCTAAAGCATTTCCTCATCCTGATTATGTAAGTATTTTGACTCATGATGAATTGGTGGAAAAAGTACTTCATTCAACTGATAAAGGCATTTCAATTAAAAAAGCGCACAAGTATGCCAAAAAATTAATTGAAATAAAGAATAATAGTTTTCCGAATGTGCGCAAGTCTTCTTTCCTCCTACAAAAAGTCCAATACTTATGCGACAAACTGCTTATTGGGATAGAAGAAATGAAAGCATTTAATCAGGAAATGATTGATTTAGCTAAAAATACAACTGAGTTTGAAAATATTATTTCAATTCCTGGCATCGGAGAACTCACAGCTACATTGCTTATTGGGGAACTTGGAGATATTAGAGAATTCAAAACAAATAAACAACTGAATGCATTTGTAGGCATTGATATTAAACGTTACCAATCAGGAACTTCAAAGAGTCGAGATACGATTAATAAAAGAGGAAATAAAAAAGCAAGGCGTTTATTGTATTTAATCACTATGAACATTCTTAGGGGAAGAAATCATTATCAAAGCCATATTGTGGATTATTATTATAAATTAAGAGAGCAGCCTCATGGGAAACCCCACAAGACTGCCGTAATAGCGAGTATCAATCGCTTATTAAAGACCATTCACTACTTGATAGTCAATGATAAATTATATGATTATCAGAAAGCACCACACTAA